The sequence TGGTCGTCGGCGCGACGACGCCCGACGAACTCCGGCGCGTCCGCGAGCGCGTCCCGGACTTACCCTTCCTCGTCCCCGGCGTCGGCGCGCAGGGCGGCGACGCCGAGGCCGCCGCGACGTACGCCACCGCGACGAACGGCGCGGGACTGGTCAACTCGACCCGCGGCATCATCTTCGCCGGAGAGGAGTCCGACCAATCCTACGCCGACGCGGCCGAGGAGGCCGCCCGCGACCTGAAAGAGCGCCTGAATCGGTACCGCTGACTCACTCGGACCGACACGGTCGCTTCGCTTCCGTCCAGTACCGACACGCCTAATCGCGGCCGGTCCCAACCGCCGAGCGTGACTACCGACTCGACGATTTCGAGCCGACCCATCTTCGCCGCCGTCTCGGTTATCGTCGTCCTCGTGGCGGGCGGTATCGGCGCTATCGTCGGCGCGTCCGGCCAGAAGCGCGAGGTGGCGATGGACCTGCTGGGCGTGGTGTCGTTCCAGATGACGCCGGTCGTGATGGCCGCGTTCGGGATGGCAGTGACCGCGAGCGTGCTGGCGCTCCTGTTCGGACTGGTCAGCGTCGCTTCCCGGTACGACGACGAGAGTGGCGAGCGCGCCTGAGTTCCCACGGACAGTGGCGAACGTCACCGCGGCGAAACGTCCTTGTCACTCCCCTCCGAGGAGTTCCGCATGCCCGAAACTCGTGTCGAAGAGCTGACTACCGAAGCGGAGTGGACCGCCGCGCTCCCGATTCTGCGTCAACTCTGGACCGACGCCGACGAGGCGTTCGTTCGGTCGTGGGCCGACGAGGACGACTATCGGCTGTTCGGCTTACTGGCCGACGAGGTGCTGGTCGCGGTCGCGGGCGTCTCGATTCAGCGCGTCCTCCACCACGCTCGCCACGCGTGGATTCACGACTTCGTGGTGGACGAGACCCACCGCGGCGAAGGACACGGCGCGGCGCTCCTCGATTTCGTGGAGTCGTGGGCCGAGGACCGAGACTGCGAGTACGTCGCGCTCGCGGTCAGGGGAGGCAACGACGACGCGCTCGACTTCTACGAAGCCGAAGGGATGGACCGGTGGGGCCACGTCGTCGAGACCGGGCTCTGAGGCGGTTCGGTTCGTCGCTCGGCGTTTCCCCTCCGAGAGGGTGCGAAAACTTATAGACGGCTAAAAGATTCAAACGTCTCCTTCCGTTAG is a genomic window of Halorussus salinus containing:
- a CDS encoding DUF7520 family protein translates to MTTDSTISSRPIFAAVSVIVVLVAGGIGAIVGASGQKREVAMDLLGVVSFQMTPVVMAAFGMAVTASVLALLFGLVSVASRYDDESGERA
- a CDS encoding GNAT family N-acetyltransferase; this translates as MPETRVEELTTEAEWTAALPILRQLWTDADEAFVRSWADEDDYRLFGLLADEVLVAVAGVSIQRVLHHARHAWIHDFVVDETHRGEGHGAALLDFVESWAEDRDCEYVALAVRGGNDDALDFYEAEGMDRWGHVVETGL